The proteins below come from a single Vicugna pacos chromosome 13, VicPac4, whole genome shotgun sequence genomic window:
- the MAGOH gene encoding protein mago nashi homolog isoform X2, with amino-acid sequence MIRKEAYVHKSVMEELKRIIDDSEITKEDDALWPPPDRVGRQELEIVIGDEHISFTTSKIGSLIDVNQSKDPEGLRVFYYLVQDLKCLVFSLIGLHFKIKPI; translated from the exons ATGATCAGAAAAGAG GCTTATGTACATAAAAGCGTGATGGAGGAACTGAAGAGAATAATTGATGACAGTGAAATTACCAAAGAGGATGATGCTCTGTGGCCTCCTCCTGACCGAGTAGGCCGGCAG GAGCTTGAAATCGTCATTGGAGATGAACACATTTCTTTCACAACATCAAAAATTGGTTCCCTTATTGATGTCAATCAATCCAA GGATCCAGAAGGCTTACGAGTATTTTATTATCTTGTCCAGGACCTGAAGTGTTTGGTCTTCAGTCTTATTGGATTACACTTCAAGATTAAGCCAATCTAA
- the MAGOH gene encoding protein mago nashi homolog isoform X1 — MESDFYLRYYVGHKGKFGHEFLEFEFRPDGKLRYANNSNYKNDVMIRKEAYVHKSVMEELKRIIDDSEITKEDDALWPPPDRVGRQELEIVIGDEHISFTTSKIGSLIDVNQSKDPEGLRVFYYLVQDLKCLVFSLIGLHFKIKPI, encoded by the exons ATGGAGAGTGACTTCTATCTACGTTACTACGTGGGTCACAAGGGCAAGTTCGGCCACGAATTCCTGGAGTTTGAGTTCCGACCCGACG GGAAATTGAGATATGCCAACAACAGCAATTATAAAAATGATGTCATGATCAGAAAAGAG GCTTATGTACATAAAAGCGTGATGGAGGAACTGAAGAGAATAATTGATGACAGTGAAATTACCAAAGAGGATGATGCTCTGTGGCCTCCTCCTGACCGAGTAGGCCGGCAG GAGCTTGAAATCGTCATTGGAGATGAACACATTTCTTTCACAACATCAAAAATTGGTTCCCTTATTGATGTCAATCAATCCAA GGATCCAGAAGGCTTACGAGTATTTTATTATCTTGTCCAGGACCTGAAGTGTTTGGTCTTCAGTCTTATTGGATTACACTTCAAGATTAAGCCAATCTAA
- the CZIB gene encoding CXXC motif containing zinc binding protein, with translation MGKIALQLKATLENVTNLRPVGEDFRWYLRMKCGNCGEISEKWQYIRLMDSVALKGGRGSASMVQKCKLCSRENSIDILSSTIKSYNAEDNEKFKTIVEFECRGLEPVDFQPQAGFAAEGMESGTVFSDINLQEKDWTDYDEKAQESVGIYEVTHQFVKC, from the exons ATGGGG AAAATCGCGCTGCAGCTCAAAGCCACGCTGGAGAATGTCACCAACCTCCGGCCGGTGGGCGAGGACTTCCGGTGGTACCTGAGG ATGAAATGTGGCAACTGTGGCGAGATTTCTGAGAAGTGGCAATATATTCGGCTGATG GATAGCGTGGCACTGAAGGGAGGCCGTGGCAGCGCCTCTATGGTCCAGAAGTGCAAGCTGTGTTCGAGGGAAAACTCCATCG ACATTTTGAGCAGCACCATCAAATCTTACAAT GCTGAAGACAATGAGAAATTCAAGACGATAGTAGAGTTTGAGTGCCGAGGACTTGAACCGGTCGATTTCCAGCCCCAG GCCGGGTTTGCTGCCGAGGGTATGGAATCAGGGACAGTCTTCAGTGACATTAATCTGCAGGAGAAG gaCTGGACTGACTATGACGAAAAGGCTCAGGAGTCTGTGGGAATCTACGAAGTCACCCACCAGTTTGTGAAGTGCTGA